In Thalassococcus sp. S3, the sequence AGAAACTCCGCCGCCTGCCCCGCATCTTCGGGCTTGCCGAGAATACGACGACCCAGCGCGACCGTGGTGTCGGCGCAAAGCACGATATCCGATGCCCCGGCCTTTACCGCCGCTGCCTTTTCACGCGCGATGCGGGCGCAGTAGGGACGCGGGAGTTCGTTTTTCAGAGGGGTTTCGTCGATATCGGGGGGGCGGATTTCATCCGCCACCACCCCGATCTGCGCCAGAAGCTCTCGCCGTCGTGGACTGCCAGAGCCCAAGATCAAAGCCATGTTTAGCCCAAGCCCTTGGTCCGAAGCGCAAATATCAAATCGTGACCGCTTACTTGAAACGGTAATTGATCCGACCCTTGGTCAGATCATAGGGGGTCATTTCGACCTGCACCTTGTCGCCAGCCAGAACGCGGATGCGGTTTTTGCGCATCTTGCCTGCCGTATGTGCGATGATTTCATGGCCATTCTCTAGCTCGACCCGAAACGTCGCATTGGGCAGGAGTTCCTTCACGACACCGGGAAATTCGAGCGTATCTTCCTTGGCCATGTTGTCTCCATTACAGTGGGTCCCGCCATGTGCGGGGCGTGGCCTTAAATGAGGCCATCCCTCCTTTTTTTCAAGGGCGTTCTGAGCGGAGGTCCCGCTTTGTGACCGATTTGATGCGGGCCGGCTGCTCCTGCCAGTGAGTGCGGTTGAGAACGACGCCGTCATGGCGGACATGTGCGATGGCATCCAGATCGACCTCGGCATAGGTCCATCCGGGCAGATCAAGCTGACCCTCGGCAAGCACGCCGGTCTGCGGAAACCCCTTGTCTGGCGGGCCGAACACGCCGCCCGTACCTGTGTTGATGTCAACGGCAGGCGACCAGTCCGCGGCCCCGACGACAGACGACATCACCGAAACACATTGGCTTTCCAAGGCCCGCGCCATCGCCCCGATCCGCACACGCCAGTAACCCGACAGTGCCTCGGTACAGGATGGCACCAGAAGAATATCGGCCTCGGCCAAGGCGCGGCCCAGCAACGGAAATTCCGCGTCATAGCAAATCAGAACACCGATCCGGCCCAGATCCGTGTCGAAGAGGGTCAAGGGACCGCCCGATGCGACATGCCATTCTTCCCGTTCGAACCGGGTCATGATCTGCTTATCCTGAACACCGACGGCACCATCCGGCGTGATCAGCCGCGCCCGGTTGACCGGACGTGGATCCGCAGCCGCAGGGCCGGATGCGGCGAGGATATGCACATCATGCTCCGCAGCCAGCCGGGCATGCAGTGCATCCGCTTCGGCCATCAGATCGGAAACCGCGTGGAGCGACCCCTCCAGATCACCGGCAACGGTCGCGCCTGCCAGCGTCGCCAGTTCCATCGCCCCGTATTCCGGAAAAACCAGCAGCGTGGCACCGTTCGAGGCGGCCTCCGACACCCAGGATGCCAGCTTGTCTTCGTATTGCGCCCAAGTATCGAACCAATCCAGAGGATAGGCCGCGGTTGCAACCTTCATGGCGCGCCCCTTCAAACCGTTTGCTCAAGGCTTAGCTTCTGCAATCCGGCTTGGCGAGGGCTGCAGGGATGCCCGCCTGAAAAAGCGAGCATCCCGCGATCCCAAATTTGGCTCTGGGCGTCCAGGTCTTAGCCGATGGCGGAATACGGATCTTCCACGCCATAGAACACGCCCGCATCCACCTCGACCGTGTCGATGATGGTGTTCAGGATCACGACCTTGCCGACACTGTCCTGATCATGAGCCCCGCCATTGCCACCTTGATTGCTGATGAAATTCAGCACCGTATCGATCGTGCCATCGCCATCATAGTCGAAGTGTTCAACCGATGCCAACTCCACCGTATGCCCTTCGAAGACCAATTGATCGCCTTCGGCAGCGGTGTAGTCGGTCACGATCTTGACGCCGATATCGGCGACCCAGTGATCGTGGACATTGTCGTTCTCGCCTGCAACACCGTTCATCGAGTAGTCGACATTGCCTTCGGCATCCCGGTGTTTGTCGAGGATCTCTTCCTTTGCATCAATCAACCAGCGGAACACGAAAGTGTCGGCGCCGCGCCAGCCGGTCATGGTATCGGTATCCTCGACCGGTTGGCCTGGATTGACCTGTCCACCCGGATCCTGCGCCGGCACGGGCTCGCCCCCGTAGGAGAAGGCATAAAGCAGATCGTCACCCCGTCCGCCGTCAAGCGCATCGTTTCCGGCGCCGCCTTCGAGCGTGTCGTTGCCATCGCCGCCCCAGAGGGTGTCGACACCGGCACCGCCCGAGACGTTGTCATTGCCCTGTTCACCATCCACGCGGTCGTTACCGGCGCCGCCATGCACCTGATCATCGCCATGCCAGCCATAGACAAGATCGTCACCATCGTCACCAAAGACCTGGTCGTCTCCGACGTTGCCGGTCACGCCGTCATTGCCCGTGCCACCCCGCACGATGTCATTGCCACCGCCGCTGTTGATGAAATCGTCATCGGCCCCGCCAAAGATCTGGTCGACCCCGTCGCCGGAAACGATCCTGTCGTTACCGGCGCCCCCGACACCGACATTGTCTCCATCGTCGAGGCGCAGCAGGTCATTTCCATCGTTCCCAAAAAGCACGTCATCGCCATCACCGCCGAAAAGCCGGTCATCGCCCGCGCCGCCGCTCATCGAGTCGTCGCCGCGCCCGCCGTACAACAGATCGTTGCCGTCTTCGCCGTCGACGAGATCCCGACCGGCGCCCCCGTTCAGCGTATCATTCCCCGATCCACCGCTCAGCAGATCATCCCCCTCGTTCCCGAGAATGAAGTCATCTCCGCTATTGCCATAAAGCTGATCCCCATCACCGCCACCGACGATATAGTCGTTACCGCCGAGGCCAAAGATGATGTCATATCCTGCAGTCCCGAACAGCTGATCGTTCCGGTCCGTTCCCTCAATCAGATTGACGGGAGACACGATTGCAGTGATGGGCATCACGGGGGCCAGCGCCGCGTTTGAAATCGCCGGGAACTCTCTGTCGCGGGCCCCAATCGTTATGGGTTCGGGAAAATGCGCCAGGTCGTCCAGCGAAACGGCCAGCGTGGGCGCGCCCGGCAACCCCGGCATGGTGGGGGAGAGAAAATCGTCCAGACCGTACCAGCCCAAAGCGTGAATATGTGACATGTCGAGATCCTTTATTGGCGTGCAGGTTGAGCGCACCCGAGATCACGGACCACAATCAAACGCGTTGGATTCTGGCACCGGGATATCGGAGCGCGGAACCTCAAAATACAATTCAGGGTTGATTCGCAAAAGTGGTAAACAATGTTTACCTGAGATTTCAAGGCGATTTTATTTATTAATTACATGAAGGTAGAATCATGCTACCTTACAATAGAGCCTATTGGAAGTTGAGTAAACGCAACCAGATGTTGCGTTGAACGTGTTGTTCAACCGGTCAATGCGATTGCGAGAGACCCGTTTGCGAAGACAGGCCGAGGCCGTAAACCTCGTCCCTTTCGTTTTCTGTTGATACGCGTCAGCCCGCCTTCGCATTCCACGTTTGACGCATCAATTCTTGTTGGGATCTGCAGTGGTGTTGAGGGGCCGTGACGACCCCGGATACAGGCCCGAACACAGGATCGTCGCTGCCTTTTTCAGGGTTCGGCCAGATATCTCGCGCGCGGCCTGATCATCTGGCCACTTTGCACCTGCTCAATGGCATGGGCAATCCACCCCGCAGCGCGGCCTATCGCAAAGAGGGACGTGGCCGCATGCGGAGGGTACGCAAAATGCACCTCCAACGCAGCGAGAGCGGCATCGATATTGGGCGCAATCGCAAGACGGTCGGATATCTGCCCGACCGCCATCCGAGCGGCCGACCTGCGGGGGATCTGCTCAAGAAGATGCCGCGCTCTGGGATCACCCTCAGGATAAAGGGGATGGCCGAAGCCAAAGGCATAGGGCGCACTTTCGGCATGCCCGTTCAGAAAGGTGTCAAAACGTCCCTTTATCGCCGCGCCCAATGCCTTATTGGTCAACCCCGCAACGCCCCCATGCAGCGGTCCGCTCAAGGTGGCCATCCCCGCCAAAAGAGATGCGGGCAGGCTGGCACCGGTTGCGGCACAAACCCGAACCGCGAATGTCGATGGGTTCAATTCATGATCGCTGAGAAGCACCAGCGCACGCCGGGCGGCATCGGTTCCGGTGCCATCGAGCCCCCAGACAGATCCGATCCGCGTGTGAATGTGTCCCGTCTCGCTTCGTCCCAAACAGGCATCGGCGATTAACGAGATCATGTTGCCCACTTCCCGGGCCATCTGCCCTGCGCTTCGGCCCTGCATCGGGGTCGCGGCCTCCGCTTGCTGGGCAAGGGCTTTCATGGCCCGGGCGAAGGGGGTTGACCCCTCAACGCTGAGTTTCGTCAAGACAGAGGTGACACGCCCACCCCCGCAAAGCAGTTCCGCCACCTCCTCCAAGGCCAGCGTCTCGGCGCAGTCTTCGATCGCATGCCCTCGCACCCAGATCGTGCCGTCCCTGATTTCGGAAATGGATGTCGGCAGCACCGGATCCCCCCAACGAATGGCCGCTTCAGCGACATCCGCGCGGGCCCTAGGGCGACGTTTCTGCCGCAGGAGCGTATCGACGTCACGCCTTGAATACAGGCTGAGACGCGCGTCATTCGGATCGGCCCTGGCACGGATCTGACGTCGGCTGACATAGGCGTAAAGGGTCTGAGGCTTGATCCCCAATATAACGCAGGCGGACTTTGCATCGATCCAGTCAGGCTCTTTCATGTTGATTATATTGATCAAGATTTACCCGCGCACAAGCACCTGATTTGCTGGCGACAAACCAAGGAGGCTTTTATGCAAAACGCATTGCATCGCCAGATTGATGAGGCTTTGGGGCTGGACCTCACCCCTCCCGTTTCTGTCACGCAGGTCGGCTCGGCCGAATTGCCGTCCTGTTTTGCGGTCACGGATCTTGCGGTGTCCGCTTTTCGCGCGGCATCCGTCGAGCTTGCGGAACTGATCGGCGCGCATGAGGTCGTCCTGGACCGCCGTCTTGCGGCGCTCTGGTTCGACATGACCTTACGGCCTGTGGGTTGGGATTTACCATCCGCATGGGATGCGATCGCCGGCGTCTACCGGTCAAGTGATGGCTGGATACGTCTTCACACAAATGCCCCGCACCATCGCGATGCAGCTTTGCGGGTCCTTGATTGCGCGGCGGACTGGGATGCGGTCGCCTCCGTCGTGGAACGCTGGCGCAAGACAGATCTGGAAGCCGCAATCGTCGCTGGGCACGGGGCGGCGGCGGCGATGCACACCACCGATGAATGGGCTGCGCACCCCCAGGGGCGCGCCGTCGCAAGCGAACCTCTGATCGACTGGCAGCAGATCGGCGCAGAGGCAAGGCCGGTCCGGATCGAGCAGATCAAGGTGCTTGACCTCACCCGCGTTCTCGCCGGACCTGTCGCGACGCGGTTTCTCGCAGGTTTCGGCGCGGAGGTTCTGCGGATTGATCCGCCGTGGTGGACCGAACCCGGTGTAGAGCCCGAGGTCACGCTCGGCAAAAGGCGCGCAGGTCTGGATCTGACACAAACCAATGACCGAACCCGATTTGAGCGTCTGCTTTCAGACGCGGATGTCCTTGTGCACGGCTACCGACCCGGCGCGCTTGAGGGGCTTGGATATGGTCGGGATCGGCTGTGCCGCCTTGCCCCACATCTTATCGACGTCAGCCTATGCGCCTATGGCTGGAGCGGACCATGGGCAGATCGCCGTGGCTTTGACAGCCTCGTTCAGATGAGTTGCGGAATTGCGGAAGAAGGGATGCGCCGAAAGGGCGCGGACCGACCAGTTCCGCTCCCTGTCCAGGCCCTGGACCACGCAACAGGATATCTGATGGCTGCCACGGTCTTGCGCGCCCTGAGGATCCGCAACCGGTCCGGCAAGCTGATGTCCGCCCGTCTGTCATTGGCCCGCACCGCCGCGCTCCTCACGTCTCAAGGATCGCGTGATTTTCAGGGCGCTGTGATCGAGGAAACGGAAGACGATCTGGATCCGTCAACCGAACCAACCGGCTGGGGACCTGCGCGCCGCCTTCGCTTTCCGGTGCAAATGGACAAGAAGGGACCAAATTGGCGACATCCGGCGGGGCCTTTGCGGATTGATCCTGCAAGCTGGTGATCGAACAAATAATGACGTGCGCGGTTTGAGACCGACACCCATTAAGCAGGGCGTCTCCGCTCCGCCAACTCGGTTCAGGAGTTTCGGCAGATGGAGGTCGTCTGTCACCAACCTGCATCGGACAGCGCACGATGACGCTATCATCCAAGGCACTGAGCCGGCTAACCTGTCATGATGTGAGGTGGTGCTGCTGGAGAGAATCGAACTCTCGACCTCTCCCTTACCAAGGGAGTGCTCTACCTCTGAGCTACAGCAGCACGCTGTTCTCCAGATTACTCCCCGGACATGGCCCCGGATCGTGCGGGCACTGGAGCGGCCCTTTCGTTTGGACGTTTCACAGGCAAAGTCGACCATGTGAAACCGATGCCCGAGCTATAGTTTTCGCCAGCATCGTGCGCGGGTGATTAGACGCAAATTTCCAGACACGCAAGGGCAATCTGGACCCGGTCTGATCCCTGAGCTAGACAAGAGAACATGGCGCAGAAACCCACACCGAAATCCCGACCCAACAAGGGAGAAAGCCGCGAGGACCGGCTTAAGGCGGCGCTGAAGGCAAACCTGGCGCGACGTAAATCGCAGGCCAAGGCGCGGTCGCATGCGCCGGACGATACAGGCAGTGAGAAGGAATAAGGGCAGATGGATTCGATTGTTGTGACGGGGAACGGACCGCTGAGCGGTCAAATTCCCATTGCGGGCGCAAAGAATGCCTGCCTCACCTTGATGCCGGCAACCCTGCTCAGCGAAGAGCCCCTGACCCTGACCAACGCCCCCAGGCTCAGCGACATACGCACCATGACCGATCTTCTGGGATCGCTCGGGGCCGAGGTCAGCACCCTGCACAACGGCAAGGTGCTTGCGATGTCGAGCCACCATATCAACAATCACATGGCGCATTACGACATCGTCCGCAAAATGCGCGCCTCGATCCTTGTCTTGGGGCCCATGCTCGCCCGCGAAGGACACGCTGTGGTCTCGCTGCCCGGGGGCTGCGCGATCGGGGCCCGCCCCGTCGATCTTCACCTCAGAGCCCTAGAGTCCATGGGCGCGGAGCTTGAACTCAAAGACGGTTATGTCCATGCCTCCACGCCGAGTGGGCGATTGACCGGAGGAACGGTTGAGTTTCCGTTCGCATCGGTCGGTGCGACCGAGAACGCGCTGATGGCCGCCACATTGGCCAAGGGAACAACCGTTCTCAAAGGCGCGGCGCGGGAGCCGGAGATCGTCGATCTGGCAAGATGTCTGCGCAAGATGGGCGCGCGCATCGAAGGTGACGGGACGGAGACGATTACAATTGAAGGGGTTGACCGTTTGAACGGGGCAACCCATCCGGTCGTGACCGATCGTATCGAACTTGGCACCTACATGCTGGCCCCGGCGATATGCGGTGGCGAGGTCGAGCTGCTGGGTGGCCGCAAGGACCTCTTGTCGGCCTTTTGCGACAAGCTTGACGAGGCGGGCGTGGAGATTGACCAAACCGAACAGGGCCTGCGGGTCAAGCGGCGCGCCGATCATATTCGCGCGGTCAACGTCACGACCGAACCTTTCCCCGGCTTTCCTACGGATCTCCAGGCCCAGATGATGGCCCTGCTCTGCACCGCCGACGGGGTCAGCGTGCTGGAAGAGACGATCTTTGAAAACCGGTTCATGCATGCGCCCGAGCTTATGCGGATGGGGGCCACGATCGATGTGCATGGCGGAACGGCCACCGTGACCGGCGTGCGGACCCTGAAGGGCGCGCCGGTGATGGCGACGGATCTCAGAGCATCGGTATCGTTGATCCTGGCCGGTCTCGCGGCAGAGGGAGAGACCACGGTGAGCCGCGTCTATCACCTTGACCGTGGCTATGAACATGTGGTGCGAAAGCTTGAAGGCGTGGGAGCGCGCATTGAGCGGGTGAAGGCACAGTGACACAGGACGCGACATTCGAAGACGGACGGGAGGCGCCGCTGAACCTTGGGGCGCAGGATGCCGAGGATTTGCAGGTTATCTCAAGCCTGGTGCAGGACGCGGTGCTGCCGATCCACGAAATCACCTGGCGCGCGGCACAAAGACGGTTCGGTCTCTTGCTCAACAGGTTCCGGTGGGAGGACAATCCTGAAAACCGGCAGCGGGACTATGAGCGTGTGCAATCTGTCCTCGTGATCGAAAATGTGCTGAGGGTGGCAAGCCAGGGAGTGGATCGCAGTGACAAGGACACGATCCTGTCCCTGATGTCGATTGCGTTCGATGCGGGAGAAGACGGCGCTGGCGACGTGTTGCTGACATTTGCGGGCGACGGCGCTATCCGTTTGAGTGTCGAGGCGCTCGATATCAGCTTGAAAGACGTCACGCGCCCCTATCGCGCCCCTTCGGGACAAAAGCCAAGTCATCCCGAATGACGATCCGCATCCTGACCCCGCATGACCTTGTGGATTGGCGCGCGATCCGGTTGGAGGCCTTGAAGACGTTCCCGGAGGCCTTTTTGTCGACTTACGCGGATGAAAAGGCCAAATCAGACGATGAAGTGCGCGAACGCCTTGCCCAGAACTGCATCATCGGCCGGTTCGACGGGACCGACCTGACCGCGGTTTTGTCACTCGACCCAGAAACAGCGGCACCCCTTGCGCACCGGGTCTGGATCAACGCCTTTTACGTGCGCGCGACCTGGCGGGGCGGGCCAGCGGCCCACGAGCTACTGCAGGATGCCATCGTGCAGGCGCGAGCGCGGGGATTTGCTCAGATCGAACTCTATGTCGCCGAGGAAAACAACCGTGCGATCCGATTTTACGAGCGCGCCGGCTTTGAGCGATGCGGGCTGATGCCGCGTGCGGTAAGGCTCCCAGATCGCTACCAGAACGATCTGCACTATTGGATGCCTTTAGACCGGGCTTGAGGCCAGCAAGGCACAGGGCTATGTCGCTGCTCCAGACAGGAGGCGTGCAACGATGCCAGTATTTCTCTCTACACGCTCGGACGATTTCGAGACGAAGTTTTCCGAGCTTCTTGGCGCCAAGCGCGAAGACAGCGCTGATGTCGATGCGGTTGTCGCCGATATCATCGCGGATGTCCGGTCCCGGGGCGATGAGGCTGTGCTGGAGTTGACCGAAAAATTCGACCGGGTCCGATTGTCACCCGAGGCACTCGCCTTCAGCGAAACCGACATCGCGGACGCGGTTGCAGCCACGCCCAAAGAGGACCGTGCGGCACTCGAATGCGCAGCCGAGCGCATCCGCGCCTACCATGATCGCCAGATGCCGGCGGATGAAACCTGGACGGACGCCTCCGGTGCCACCCTGGGATGGCGTTGGAGCGCGGTGTCGGCGGCAGGTCTTTACGTACCGGGCGGATTGGCCAGCTACCCCTCCTCCGTTCTGATGAATGCGATCCCGGCCAAGGTGGCCGGTGTCGAGCGGTTGGCTATGGTGGTGCCCACGCCGGATGGAGTGGTCAACCCGCTGGTGCTCACGGCGGCGCATTTGTCTGGCGTGGATGAAGTCTACCGCATCGGCGGCGCACAGGCCATCGCAGCGCTTGCCTATGGGACCGAAACCATTGAGCCCGTCGACAAGATCACCGGCCCCGGAAATGCTTATGTCGCGGCGGCAAAGCGGCGGGTGTTCGGCAAGGTCGGCATCGATATGATCGCCGGACCGTCCGAGATCCTTGTCATCGCGGACAGGGACAACAATCCCGACTGGATCGCAATCGACCTCCTCAGCCAGGCAGAGCATGACCAAAGCGCCCAGTCCATCCTGATCACGGATGATGCCGACTTTGGCCAGGCCGTGGCAAAGGCGGTCGATGCGCGCCTGCGCGACCTTTCGCGCGCGGATATCGCCGGCCCAAGCTGGCGGGACTTCGGGGCCATCATCACCGTGCGGGATCTCGATGAGGCCGCCGAGATATCGAACCGGATCGCGCCGGAACACCTTGAGCTATGCGTGGCAGATCCTGAAGCGCTGTCGGGCAAGTGCATTCATGCGGGGGCAATCTTTCTCGGGCAATGGACGCCCGAGGCGATCGGGGATTACGTCGGCGGCCCAAATCATGTTCTGCCCACAGCCCGGTCTGCCCGGTTTTCCTCCGGTTTGTCCGTTCTGGACTTTTTGAAGCGGACCACACTGGCACGGATGACACCGGATGCGCTCCGTGCTATTGGCCCGGCGGCGGAGCGGTTGGCACAGTCTGAAAGCCTGGATGCGCATGGACAATCCGTGCGGGCCAGGCTGGATCAGTTGAACAGGTAACACGAGACATGTCTCACATCGTTGATATCGCGCTCGACGACGCGGGTCTGCCCCCTCCCACGCCCGAAATCGAGCAAGAGCGCAAGGTCGCCATGTTCGATCTGCTGGAGGACAATACGTTCATCCTGCCCAAGCGGGACGACCGGACCGTGCCCGACGGCCCATACAACGTCGCCCTCGCAATCCGTGAAAAACGGCTGGTTTTTGATGTGACAACGACAGCCGATGAAAAGGCGGCCGAGTTCCATTTGTCGCTTGGACCGTTCCGGCAAGTCGTCAAAGACTATTTTCAGATCTGCGAAAGCTACTTCGACGCGGTCAAAACCCTGCCGCCCAGTCAAATCGAAACCATCGACATGGCGCGGCGCGGGATCCACAACGAGGGCAGCCGCGTTCTGCAGGAACGGCTGGAAGGCAAGGCCGAAGTCGACAACGACACCGCGCGACGCCTTTTCACTCTGATCTGCGTGCTGCATTTCGGGGGCTGACATGGCGCAAGAGCTCCCACAATCGGTGCTCTTTTGCTGCGACCACAACGCGGTCCGCTCTCCGATGGCGGAAGGGATCATGAAAAAGTTCTACGGAACCGGAACTTACGTGCAGTCTGCAGGTGTCAGAAATGACCTGGAAATCGACGGTTTTTCCATCGCCGTCTGTCAGGAGATGGATGTCGAGCTGTCCCGGCATCGGTCGCGATCCTTTGACGAGATGGAAAACTGGGGGGATGATCTGTCCTCTTTCGATCTTGTCGTGGCACTTTCTCCGGCCAGCCAGAGACGTGCGCTTGAGCTGACGCGGTTTTATCACCTCGACGTCGAATACTGGCCCATTCTGGATCCGACAGGCCTGGGTGAAACGCGCGAAGCCAAGCTGGAAAGCTACCGGCAGGCACGCGATCAGATCATCACACGTCTCAAAGAGCGTTTCGGTGCCCCGACGGAGATACAATGACCCAACAGATCCAACGCTATTTCGATGCGTTCAATGCAGGCAATGTCGACGGAATGCTGGACTGCCTGACAGACGATGTCGCGCATCACGTCAACGAGGGCGAGGTTCGGCGCGGCAAGGCTCTCTTTGCCGAATTCTGTGCTCATATGAACCGCTGCTACGCAGAAACACTTACCAACATGACGCTGTTCGTCACGCCCGACGGCACGCGCGGAGCTGCGGAATATGTGGTCAACGGTCAGTATCTTGAAACCGACGCCGGTTTGCCAGAGGCACAAGGGCAGCGATACAAGCTGCCCGCCGGATCCTTCTTCGATCTTAGGGACGGCAAGATAAGCCGGGTGACGACCTACTACAATCTTGCCGACTGGATCCGCCAGGTCTCATGATCGAGACGCGCGTCCTGATCGGCGATGCCATCGAAGACGCGCTCGATGCACTTGCGCGTCTTCGGATCGAGGTCTTCAGGGACTGGCCCTATCTCTATGACGGCGATCTTGATTATGAACGCGGCTATCTGCGCACTTATCGCGAAAGCGAGGCGGCTATTCTTGTCGGCGCGTTCGATGGATCCCGCCTGATCGGTGCGGCAACGGGCACGCCGCTTGCGGACCACGCCGACAATTTTGCAATGCCCCTGGCCGAAACCGGACTGAATCTCGGCACCATCTTCTATTGCGCGGAATCTGTGCTTCTGCCCGAATTTCGGGGGCGCGGGTTGGGACATCGCTTCTTTGATATGCGCGAGGCACATGCGCGCGCCCTTGGATTTGGCTGGTCCTGCTTTTGTGCCGTGAGCCGCCCAGAGGATCATCCGTTGAGGCCGGCGAGATACCAGCCGCTCGACCCGTTCTGGAGAAAGCGGGGATACGCACCCGTCGACGGCGCAATTGCGCATTTTTCATGGAAAGATGTCGATCAGTCCGCTGAGGATCAAAAGCCGCTCCAGGTCTGGTTGCGCGCACTCTAGGGGGGCAAGACGAGGCAGAGAGTTGCCCGGTGACGCCGTCTTGAAGAGGCTGCTTCGCTGCACATTCGCTTTCGTCGCGCAGCAAAAAGCGCTTGTCTGCGCGTCTCCCCAACCTGAGGTCACGACAAAAGCCGGTCCTTTTGCAACAGTCCCAGACCCGGCGCTTTGCACGTCACAAATAAATGCGATTTGACCTGTCGATCTATCATGGATAAGCTTTATCCACGAATTAGCGGGGAGAGAAATGAAGCTTGGTGATGGAGTGGAACAGGCGATCCATGCCGTTGCGGTGCTGGCGAGTTTACCGCCGGGCAGTCTGCTCTCGGCGGCGGCTCTGGCGGAGTTCCATGGCGTATCGCAAAGCTATCTCCTGAAACATATGCAGGCGCTCTCCAAGGCGGGGCTTGTCGAAACGATGCCGGGTCCGAAAGGCGGTTACCGCCTCGCCCTGGCGCCGGACAGAATTTCCCTGCTCGACGTCGTTCTCGCAGTCGAAGGGCCCGAGCCGGCCTTCCGCTGCAAGGAAATTCGCCAGAAGGGCCCGGACCCTCTGCCGGCGCATCGCTATGCAAAGCCGTGCCAGATCAACGTCGCCATGCTGCGCGCCGAACGCGCTTACCGCGCAGAATTGCGCGCCGTGACCATCGGGCAACTCATGGCCCAGGTGGCCGCCGACGACACCGACGGCGCGCTTGCCGCGCGCGGATGCAAATTCTTCGAACCGCATTTGCGCCAGACACCATCAAACGAGAACTGAAAGGACCTGCCCATGCACCCCCGTCTTGACTACATGACCGCGGCGCCCGACGCCTTCCAGGCGGTTCTGGCCCTTGAGACCTATGTCGCCGGAAAATCCGGCCTTGATGCGCGCCTGATCGACCTTGTCAAACTCCGCGCCTCGCAGATCAACGGCTGTGCCTTTTGCGTCGATATGCACACGAAGGAAGCAAAAGCCCATGGTGCCGATCCGCAATGGATCAACCTGGTTTGTGTCTGGCGCGAAGCAGGCGTCTTCAGCGCGCGCGAGCGGGCCGCCCTGGCCTGGACCGAAGCGGTCACCAATGTCCGCGACACCGGCGTGCC encodes:
- a CDS encoding ketosteroid isomerase-related protein, with amino-acid sequence MTQQIQRYFDAFNAGNVDGMLDCLTDDVAHHVNEGEVRRGKALFAEFCAHMNRCYAETLTNMTLFVTPDGTRGAAEYVVNGQYLETDAGLPEAQGQRYKLPAGSFFDLRDGKISRVTTYYNLADWIRQVS
- a CDS encoding GNAT family N-acetyltransferase translates to MIETRVLIGDAIEDALDALARLRIEVFRDWPYLYDGDLDYERGYLRTYRESEAAILVGAFDGSRLIGAATGTPLADHADNFAMPLAETGLNLGTIFYCAESVLLPEFRGRGLGHRFFDMREAHARALGFGWSCFCAVSRPEDHPLRPARYQPLDPFWRKRGYAPVDGAIAHFSWKDVDQSAEDQKPLQVWLRAL
- a CDS encoding Rrf2 family transcriptional regulator, with translation MKLGDGVEQAIHAVAVLASLPPGSLLSAAALAEFHGVSQSYLLKHMQALSKAGLVETMPGPKGGYRLALAPDRISLLDVVLAVEGPEPAFRCKEIRQKGPDPLPAHRYAKPCQINVAMLRAERAYRAELRAVTIGQLMAQVAADDTDGALAARGCKFFEPHLRQTPSNEN
- a CDS encoding low molecular weight phosphatase family protein yields the protein MAQELPQSVLFCCDHNAVRSPMAEGIMKKFYGTGTYVQSAGVRNDLEIDGFSIAVCQEMDVELSRHRSRSFDEMENWGDDLSSFDLVVALSPASQRRALELTRFYHLDVEYWPILDPTGLGETREAKLESYRQARDQIITRLKERFGAPTEIQ
- a CDS encoding UPF0262 family protein, which produces MSHIVDIALDDAGLPPPTPEIEQERKVAMFDLLEDNTFILPKRDDRTVPDGPYNVALAIREKRLVFDVTTTADEKAAEFHLSLGPFRQVVKDYFQICESYFDAVKTLPPSQIETIDMARRGIHNEGSRVLQERLEGKAEVDNDTARRLFTLICVLHFGG
- the hisD gene encoding histidinol dehydrogenase, producing the protein MPVFLSTRSDDFETKFSELLGAKREDSADVDAVVADIIADVRSRGDEAVLELTEKFDRVRLSPEALAFSETDIADAVAATPKEDRAALECAAERIRAYHDRQMPADETWTDASGATLGWRWSAVSAAGLYVPGGLASYPSSVLMNAIPAKVAGVERLAMVVPTPDGVVNPLVLTAAHLSGVDEVYRIGGAQAIAALAYGTETIEPVDKITGPGNAYVAAAKRRVFGKVGIDMIAGPSEILVIADRDNNPDWIAIDLLSQAEHDQSAQSILITDDADFGQAVAKAVDARLRDLSRADIAGPSWRDFGAIITVRDLDEAAEISNRIAPEHLELCVADPEALSGKCIHAGAIFLGQWTPEAIGDYVGGPNHVLPTARSARFSSGLSVLDFLKRTTLARMTPDALRAIGPAAERLAQSESLDAHGQSVRARLDQLNR
- a CDS encoding GNAT family N-acetyltransferase is translated as MTIRILTPHDLVDWRAIRLEALKTFPEAFLSTYADEKAKSDDEVRERLAQNCIIGRFDGTDLTAVLSLDPETAAPLAHRVWINAFYVRATWRGGPAAHELLQDAIVQARARGFAQIELYVAEENNRAIRFYERAGFERCGLMPRAVRLPDRYQNDLHYWMPLDRA
- a CDS encoding carboxymuconolactone decarboxylase family protein encodes the protein MHPRLDYMTAAPDAFQAVLALETYVAGKSGLDARLIDLVKLRASQINGCAFCVDMHTKEAKAHGADPQWINLVCVWREAGVFSARERAALAWTEAVTNVRDTGVPDQDFEAIGAHFSDAEIVKLTVAIGTINLWNRLAVSFRTPHPVDEAA